The following proteins are co-located in the Imtechella halotolerans genome:
- a CDS encoding sulfatase family protein, giving the protein MKLTFFKVSGITILSLLMLASNSPKPDVDTRPNVILFYLDDSGYGDFAHNGNPTIKTPNITKLKESGVNFTQFYVTSPACTASRYSLLTGRYPGRSGLGSWVIGPNDKKYMHPKEITLAEGLKSVGYKTALFGKWHLGSPNEKNQFSKETLPLAHGFDQWIGTNVSHDYDSAMLIKSNPLGNTPIAGYEILEKDLPSNIKASESLTGLCAKATMDFIRDNKRNPFFAYVAFNMPHLGLFVSDDFKGRSRHGILGDVMEELDAAVGAIMNTLEEVGVKENTIVIFASDNGPWIKFSNQSETKYGDTRLQVGYATPFRDGKGSTWEGGHRVPGIISWPAKIKGNRNEQTPVSTLDIVPTIFKIAGVPLPTNRTIDGRDITPLLMPRPNSDTLEEFNFLYSYMDNKPSAIRQGAWKLHVRIGSQTENDYGFTASRETPLLFQVEHDLGERINVAATYSEKVRQMMADLERFEVQLKKEGTFWDTEN; this is encoded by the coding sequence ATGAAGTTGACTTTTTTTAAAGTATCAGGTATCACGATTTTATCGTTATTGATGTTAGCTAGTAATAGCCCGAAACCAGATGTAGATACAAGACCTAATGTTATTCTATTCTATTTGGATGATAGTGGATATGGGGATTTTGCACATAATGGGAACCCTACCATTAAAACTCCGAACATTACCAAACTTAAGGAAAGCGGTGTGAATTTTACCCAGTTTTATGTTACTTCTCCAGCCTGTACAGCGTCCCGCTATTCTTTGTTAACTGGACGTTATCCCGGGCGTTCTGGCTTGGGATCTTGGGTAATAGGACCTAATGATAAGAAGTATATGCATCCCAAGGAAATAACACTGGCTGAGGGGCTTAAATCAGTAGGGTATAAAACAGCTTTGTTTGGGAAATGGCACCTTGGGTCCCCAAATGAAAAAAATCAGTTTTCTAAAGAGACACTTCCTTTAGCTCATGGTTTTGATCAGTGGATAGGAACCAATGTATCTCATGATTATGATAGTGCCATGCTTATTAAAAGTAATCCACTCGGTAATACACCAATAGCAGGCTATGAAATATTAGAAAAGGATTTGCCATCTAATATCAAAGCTTCTGAATCCCTAACTGGTCTTTGCGCGAAAGCGACTATGGATTTCATAAGGGACAATAAAAGGAATCCATTCTTTGCCTACGTGGCCTTTAATATGCCACATTTGGGACTATTTGTGAGTGACGATTTTAAGGGTCGTTCTCGTCATGGTATATTAGGAGATGTCATGGAGGAACTGGATGCTGCTGTGGGAGCCATTATGAATACGTTGGAAGAAGTCGGTGTGAAAGAAAATACGATTGTCATTTTTGCCTCCGATAATGGGCCTTGGATAAAATTTAGCAATCAATCGGAGACTAAATACGGTGATACCCGATTACAGGTTGGGTATGCAACACCTTTTAGAGACGGGAAAGGGTCCACCTGGGAGGGAGGGCATCGCGTACCTGGGATTATTAGCTGGCCTGCTAAAATAAAAGGAAACCGAAATGAGCAAACACCAGTAAGTACACTGGATATAGTTCCTACTATCTTTAAAATTGCCGGTGTTCCATTGCCCACCAATAGAACTATTGATGGGAGGGATATTACGCCCCTTCTAATGCCAAGGCCTAATAGCGATACATTGGAAGAATTTAATTTCTTATATTCCTATATGGATAATAAGCCTTCTGCCATTAGACAAGGAGCTTGGAAACTTCATGTACGTATCGGTTCTCAAACGGAAAATGATTATGGTTTTACCGCATCACGGGAAACCCCATTATTGTTTCAGGTGGAGCATGATCTAGGAGAACGTATTAATGTGGCCGCTACTTATTCTGAAAAGGTTCGTCAAATGATGGCTGACTTAGAACGATTTGAAGTTCAACTCAAAAAGGAAGGTACTTTCTGGGATACAGAAAATTAG
- a CDS encoding DUF438 domain-containing protein, translating to MKNTIQPELQHGHPIHTYLKETEFIHQLLEEISATDPAKEYQKFYNIFNQLGTIERRFERKENQLFPFLEEKGWTGPSRNMWSFHDTLREMLRIVRKNVEEGDYTSTLQNLELLKQNIHRLLNVEESVLFPNAMEILSNEDWIQMRKGEEEIGWMLNSPPLPYPNTQEYIHPSMDTQLRSDVSFSEGAQLYDQGYMSIEQVNLLFKTLPIDLTFVDEHDKVIFYNRGEERVFPRSAGIIGREVRFCHPPKSVDTVLQILETFKSGKKDEASFWITYKGRLIYIRYFAVRDADRKYKGVVEMSQDITDIKNIEGERRLLEWN from the coding sequence ATGAAAAATACCATACAGCCTGAATTACAACATGGGCATCCTATACATACATATCTAAAAGAAACCGAGTTCATTCATCAGCTTTTAGAAGAAATAAGTGCCACTGATCCTGCAAAGGAATATCAGAAATTCTATAATATTTTCAATCAACTAGGCACCATAGAAAGGCGATTTGAACGCAAAGAAAATCAACTCTTTCCCTTTTTAGAAGAAAAGGGTTGGACTGGCCCCTCTAGAAACATGTGGTCCTTTCATGATACACTGCGAGAGATGCTCAGGATCGTTAGAAAAAACGTGGAAGAGGGAGATTACACATCCACACTGCAAAACTTGGAGCTATTAAAGCAAAATATACATCGCCTATTGAATGTAGAAGAAAGTGTACTTTTTCCCAATGCGATGGAAATACTATCCAATGAAGATTGGATACAGATGCGAAAGGGAGAAGAAGAAATTGGATGGATGTTAAATTCACCCCCTTTACCCTATCCAAACACCCAGGAATACATTCATCCTTCTATGGATACACAGCTAAGAAGCGATGTTTCATTTTCTGAAGGAGCTCAATTATATGATCAGGGTTATATGAGTATTGAGCAGGTGAACTTACTCTTTAAGACCCTACCCATTGATCTTACTTTTGTGGATGAACATGACAAAGTCATTTTTTACAATCGTGGGGAGGAACGAGTGTTTCCTCGAAGTGCGGGTATCATAGGTCGTGAAGTTCGCTTTTGCCACCCTCCAAAAAGTGTGGATACCGTACTACAGATATTGGAGACTTTTAAAAGCGGTAAAAAGGACGAGGCATCTTTCTGGATAACCTATAAAGGAAGACTTATATACATACGTTATTTTGCCGTGCGTGATGCAGACAGAAAATACAAAGGAGTCGTTGAAATGTCACAAGACATTACCGATATTAAAAATATAGAAGGAGAACGAAGATTATTAGAATGGAACTAA
- a CDS encoding ATP-binding cassette domain-containing protein: protein MDTLLLTNIHKSFDKRILLQNVEFECKVGQIIGVLGRNGCGKSTLLKMIFGTEKADTIGIKINSKVYTPKEIIPSRRIGYLPQVTFLPKDIMVRDIISVFFPNGELQDLIFYAPKVSSFETTKVGNLSLGQLRYLELLLMGNLPHTFLLLDEPFSMIEPLYKEVIKEFLIELKNSKGIILTDHYYNDVLEITTKNYVITDAQIVPILDKADLVFYDYLRSYE, encoded by the coding sequence ATGGATACACTCTTGCTTACGAATATCCATAAATCTTTTGACAAAAGAATTCTATTACAAAATGTTGAATTTGAGTGTAAGGTTGGGCAAATTATAGGTGTTTTAGGTCGCAATGGATGTGGCAAATCCACGCTATTAAAGATGATTTTTGGAACCGAAAAGGCAGATACAATAGGTATTAAAATAAATTCAAAGGTATACACTCCTAAAGAAATTATCCCTTCCAGAAGAATTGGCTATCTGCCCCAAGTCACATTTTTACCAAAAGATATAATGGTAAGAGATATTATTTCAGTGTTTTTTCCAAACGGTGAATTACAGGACCTCATTTTTTATGCACCAAAGGTTTCCAGTTTTGAAACCACTAAAGTGGGTAACCTTTCTTTAGGACAATTACGCTATTTAGAACTCCTATTAATGGGAAATCTTCCCCATACTTTTCTTTTGCTGGATGAACCATTTTCAATGATTGAGCCTCTTTATAAGGAGGTGATAAAAGAATTCCTTATAGAGCTTAAGAATTCAAAAGGGATCATATTGACAGATCATTACTATAATGATGTACTTGAAATTACTACTAAAAACTATGTGATTACAGATGCTCAAATAGTCCCAATTCTTGATAAAGCGGACTTGGTTTTTTATGATTATTTGAGGTCATATGAATAA
- a CDS encoding cytochrome c oxidase subunit 3, translating to MELKQTERSFFYPPGGLLIWIVIYLELLTFGMAIIALAYYGVQQRALFSESAAHLNKTLATINTLLLLTSGYFMAQSITAFKRKNTQLTLKFINFSILTGFGFIILKAIEYYDKIEAGLTMDYNSFFMFYWLLTGFHWIHVLVGLVILLFLRKGIQRKRVNYNFEDLEAGAAFWHMCDLIWLLLFPILYLLF from the coding sequence ATGGAACTAAAGCAAACGGAAAGATCCTTTTTTTATCCACCTGGAGGACTACTCATCTGGATAGTTATTTACCTGGAATTACTAACCTTTGGAATGGCAATAATAGCCTTGGCGTACTATGGCGTTCAGCAGCGAGCGCTCTTTAGTGAAAGTGCTGCGCATTTAAATAAAACACTAGCCACTATCAATACTTTGTTATTATTGACCAGTGGTTATTTTATGGCCCAGAGCATCACGGCATTCAAAAGAAAAAACACCCAGCTAACCCTAAAATTCATCAATTTTTCAATACTTACAGGATTTGGATTTATAATTCTAAAAGCGATAGAATACTATGACAAAATTGAGGCTGGACTTACCATGGATTACAATTCATTTTTCATGTTCTACTGGTTACTCACAGGGTTTCATTGGATTCATGTACTGGTAGGTCTGGTCATACTGCTATTCCTTCGTAAAGGTATACAAAGAAAAAGGGTGAATTACAATTTTGAAGATTTAGAGGCTGGGGCAGCTTTCTGGCACATGTGCGATTTAATATGGTTACTACTTTTTCCAATATTATACTTATTATTTTAA
- a CDS encoding cytochrome C oxidase subunit IV family protein: MRNQTTISYLILLVLTTLTAIIASNKVLIVAVILTAIVKFWLVAFQFMELKKAHTFWKFSILLFGTLMGLSILILFTT; encoded by the coding sequence ATGCGAAATCAAACAACTATAAGCTATCTCATTCTTTTAGTACTAACCACTCTTACTGCCATAATAGCATCCAATAAAGTACTCATTGTTGCCGTTATACTAACTGCTATCGTTAAGTTTTGGTTAGTAGCCTTCCAATTTATGGAATTAAAAAAGGCACATACTTTCTGGAAATTTTCAATTCTACTATTCGGAACCCTTATGGGATTATCTATTTTGATACTATTTACAACATGA